tcttcttcttcttatatcaccattgtttcacgggggctttttgtagagaaagcccagcaggaactcatttgcgtattaggtcacacccccttatatcaccattgtttcgcacagggctttttgtagagaaagcccagcaggaactcatttgcatatcaggtcacacccccttaTATCgtcattgttttgcgcagggctttttgtagagaaagcccagcaggaactcatttgcatatcaggtcacacccccttatatcaccattgtttcacgggggctttttgtagagaaagcccagcaggaactcatttgcatatcaggtcacacccccttatatcaccattgtttcgcacagggctttttgtagagaaagcccagcaggaactcatttgcatatcaggtcacacccccttatatcaccattgttttgcgcagggctttttgtagagaaagcccagcaggaactcatttgcatattaggccacacacccttgacaccaagccagccggaactgggttcctgtgcgttcctgctcaaaaaaagccctgtaactaactaaataaaattttaaaaaaaattgtaatagtGGCAATTCCAGCAGGGACGCTCTCGTGACTTCTGTCTTGGCTTCCCTCTCTGCAGCTGGTTGTGGTCCAAGGTGGACAGACGGCGCAAGGAAACCTACCACCAGCAACAGGAGGCCCGGGTCGTGGTGCAGCGGTCTCCATGGGGCATCCTCCGCCTCGGGCTTTTGGGGGAACCCCTGGCCTCCTACCACCTGCCCTACCAGCGGGCCCTGCCTCTCCCCATCTTCTCCCCCGCCAAGCTGAGCGGCAAGGCTGAACAGGAGCCGACGCCCACCCCTTCCGAGTCGGTGGAGTCCTTGCCCCCCACGGGCGTTTGTTTCGACAAGATACCCCTGGGCGAGATCACCAAGGAGCTGCCGCCCGTCATCCAGCCCAGCCGCCCCGATTTCCGGAAAGCGGGCCTGCCCCGCTCGCTGTCCCGCTCCATGTCTCAAGAGGCCCAGAGGGGCTGAAGCGGTGGGACCCCCCCACTTCTCTGCTTTCCCTTTGGGGACTGGCTTGGGCGCCTCGGCCCCTCACTGCGCTGCATGAGGCCTGTCTGGAAGGGGCCAGACACCTGTAGAACACTCTTGGTAGCATGAACCAACAATCCATGTTGCTGACTCAGACTGAGAACACTGGGTTGGGGGCATCGACCGCGATTCTGTCCCTCTCTGTATGTAGACGTAATTAGATGTACAGTGTCGTGCGCTTCCCCTCACCAGCGCTTCTATCGTTGCACCTCGGTGTGTATTCCTTTGGGGAGCGATTTCTTCCCCTGGAACGGAGAGGAAGCCCATTGGTTGAAAGAGCAAGCGAAAGGGCACCCAAGGCCCAGGCAGTTAAGAGAACTTCCTGAAATCACAGAGCATGAAACTCATTTcagtccaaggaaggagactttGGCAAGAGAGAGCTAGAACTCCTGGGTCCCGGTTTTggaagggggagaggggtttGGTGGATACTGGCAAGTGACTGAGCTGGAAAGAGGAGGGGGGCGATGTTCTTTGGTAAGCAACAGAAAGGGATAGTGGCGGTCCACGAGATATGCCTGAAACATTGGCATTGGACGCTTGAGGTGTGAAAGCAGGACGGTAGAGTGAGATCTAGGAGTTGAGTCCTTTTCCCTTGTTCCTTGCTCGTCTAGGGCAGCTCTGGCCTAGGAAAAGGGGACTCCAAGGGATATCCTAAATGCCCCAAGGAGTGAATGCTTACCATGGAACGAGCAACAGGGTCACCTTGGGGAGGTCAAGGTCCCAGGGGGAATGAAAAGGGCTTTAGAGGCAAAAGAAGGAAAGGGTTTGGGCTTGATTCGGGCAGGCTGAAGCAGCCCTTTCGGTGTAGGTGCTGCCTCATCTCCCGTGATGTGACAAGCGACCACAGAAAAAGGCCGTTCGCCAACTAAGGTAGAGATTAGCACTGTGGATAACCCGCCGCACAGTTCAACGTTTAtcgtgttttctttttttctctttaaagaTGTTCCAGATTGAAACACTTGTCTTTTTTTGTTTATAGTATTCTTATAGATTTAATAAAATCTGACAAACCAcaactatttattatttatttatttacgatttgtatcccgcccttcccactagtggctcagggcggcttccaacaatttgtcaaacataaaaatagacaatatttaaatatataaacacttaaacatttaaaactgttaaaaccttaaaaaccagtaaacattccggATATATACATGTAAAACGAAAGTCTAGCGAGccacattgagttctcatcttagctaggtgtaagctagccagaagagggtcgtcttacagaccctgcggaactgaacaaggtcccgcagggccctcacctcctccggcagctgattccaccatgtgggggccataacagagaaagccctttctctggtggatttcaagcgggcttcttttggcccggggatagtgaggagattttgtgttcccgacctcagtactctctggggaacatgtggggagagacggtccttcaggtaggcaggtcccaggccatatagggcaactagggttgccaagtccaattcaagaaatatctggggactttgggggtggagccaggagactttgggggtggagccaggagacatttggggtggagccaagatcaaggctgtgacaagcataattgaactccaaaaggagttctggccatcacatttaaagggacagcacaccttttcaattccttccttccatagaaaataatgaaggacaggggcaccttcatttggggctcatagaattggacccccttgtccaatctttttgaaacttggggggtattttggggagaggcactagatgctatactgaaaatttggtgcctctactccaaaaagcagccccccccccagagccccagatacccgcagatcaattatccatgattttctatgggaataaatctccatagggaataatagagttcccagcagacatttccctcccccccccctttctgacgaccctgaagcgggggaagggtctccaaaccgggggatcccctggccccacctggggattggcaaccctaaccacaacGCACTCCTCTTCACGTCAAGGACTTCACAGTCATTCTGCACGAGCGGTCTGACAACTTCCATCACTGCTAACCTCAAGCTTCAAATTCAATCGATAGACGCGTTCAGGGCAGCACAGATATCTTCATCAGGCTTATGGGAGAGAGGGCTGCTCCACAGTTAACCACAGATGATTTGACCACTAACTTTTGTGCCACTTCGTACACTAGATATTTCACATTTCTCTTTGGAGGTAACAAAAAAAGTTaatccaaatagatggcagagtTGATTCAACTTCTGTCAATAAAGGAGCATTCAAGTGTTCAAGTTAAACAAAATCCTTCATCAGAAAAATAAGAGCTCCTCATTTGCTCTTTGAAAACATGTGAGGGGAACTCCATAGAGGAAAAAGCAGTTTAGTGCGGACAAGAAAAGGGGGACGCGTTTCCTTCATCCTTCAAAATCTCTCAGCCACCCAACCTACTATAGCTTTACACaagaagaagatggtattggatttatatcccaccctatactctgaatctcagagtgatcacaatctcctttaccttcctccctcacaacagacaccctgtgacttaagtggggttgagagagctttcacagaagctgccctttcaaggacagctctgtgagagctatggctgacccaaggccattccagcagctgcaagtggaggagtggggaatcaaacctggttcctcaggtaagagtctgcacacttaaccactacaccaaactggctctcgaacataagaacataagagaagccatgttggatcaggctaatggcacatccagtctaacactctgtgtcacacagtggccaaaaaaccaggtgccatcaggaggtctgtcagtggggccaggacactagaaaccctcacactgtttccctccccccacagaagcaccatgaatacagagcatcacttgccccagacagagagttccatcaattctctgtggctaatagccactgatggatctctgctccatatgttacaAATACAGGTGTTGGAGCTTCAGTGCCAGCATTTGTGTGTAATGTGTAGTTGGCCCTTTTCCTTTCCTAAGGCAGAAGAGCTCCAAAAATCCATCGCAGTAACACCAGGTCCGTCTTATAAGGCTGTGGAAGAAAGGGTAGACCCCTCTTCCCTGTGTTTTAGGCTACACAGGATTATGTGTCTGATGATCACAGGAAAACCTGAAGCCGCCTTTTACCGATTCAGACCACTAGTCCATGacagtcggtattgtctactctgactggcagcagctctccagggtctcaggggtcTTTTTCACACTACCtcttacctggtcctttcaacaggagataccggggattgaaccggggaccttctgcatcccaagcagacgctttgccactgagccatgactcctCTCCTGATGATAGCAGCCTTTGAAGCACATGACCCTTGCTTAAACCCATTTTTCCGCAAGGCCATCCAAGTCAAACTGGGATCTAGGCTAATTCACCTCAGCCTAAATCAGGGGGGGAAGGCAGATGTACTGTTTCAAGGGTGGTGCAAGGATCTCGAATACATATTCTGTACTCTGAAAGGAAATGCTCCTGAGGGGATCGAATGGGTGTTCAGACCACTACATTCCAGAACGTTATCTCTTCTCTTCACTCTAAGAGAGCAGCGTCAGGTCTGGCCACCATGTCTGTTCATATACTGAGTTAAGTGCAGGACTGGATTTTCCCCTCAGGAAAGATGAGGAAAGAAGGTGCATGTGGAGATATCCCACCACTTCCTTATGCTGCTGTGGCGATCTCACGAGCAACCCGATACCTGAAGCCAGGACTTTTGGGGAAGAAaaatcccaacaggaacttatttgcatattaggccacaccccctgatgtcaccattggttcacataggacttttttgtcgTTGAATCCTgactattgtaaagtgagttcagccagctctgactcAACCAAGAACACTTGATTGCAACAAGAAACTGTCACAAACAGcacagccacttcactctttatATACAcactggccatggttaaccacgcccccctagcaggcaacagttactcctattggctcactccagaatccttcgtttgcatctctttgttacaagttgttacatgcctggcatcctgattggccagttcttccaggcttcaggatcctggtttgcaaggagtgcctgtctcaggcaacaagaccccattacaacacaatacataacactGACCACCGCAATGGAAGCTGGCTAGATAACTTTGGTGAGGTGACCACCGCCAAATGTATCTTATAGGGTCCTTTTGAAGATTAAATGAAAGAGAGGGAATGATCTAAGCCGCCTGATGTCTCCACTTGGGGAGAAAGGCACAGCTGTGTGggtgttccagctggcttggcaccaaggaggtgtggcctaatatgcaaatgagctcccgctgtagcctaatatgcaaatgagctcctgcaaaaaaagccctgaatggagGGATGAAAAATGAGGACTGCAACAATTGTCTTAAGAGGGTgctgactgggttttttttttagtaggaattcCAACTCTTGGTTGGGGAAATTCTTGTAGATTTGAGCATGCAacgcagccagtttctccaggtgaaccgatCTCTCTAGactggagctgtaattccaggagatctccaggcagcgcctggaggctggcaagtagggttgccagttctatgttggaaaacacctggagactttgggggtggatccgggagagggtggagtttgtggaggggaggggcctcagcagggtacaaggccctagagtctaccctccaaggcagccaagggttgctgatctctgccagctggagatcggttgtaaaaggGGGGTGTCTctaggccccgcctggaggctggcaacccaatttTATTAGCAAACAGACCTGTTTTAAACAATGATGGACACTTCCTACACTACAGAGAAATAGATGCTAGTGCCTAAGGATCCCTGCCGGAATAAGCATAAAAGCTATCAAGAAGAGAACAGATCGTGctaaacaacaaactgcaaaaTAACCTCTGTAGATCTGTCCAGTCTCCTACCGCAGTCCATAGGTCCCTAAACGCTCTCTCAGAAAGCCACCTCAGGATAGACCTCAGCTATGGCCTCAAGGACAGTCACAGACGCGGGCTGCAGCCCACCCGGGGCCTTGGCAGCAAGGCACACACATGTTCCTGTCCACATGTGGGCGAGgcggggaggacaggaagggacgGAACAGCTAATCCAAGCCTTCAGGCTGGTTTCGTTGTGCCAAGACAGGATCCTGGCCTCTGGCCCCAGAGCGAGGCATGGAGTGGCCGGGAGGGAGTTATGTCACGCCAAACAGCACCGCTGCCAAGTTATTCCCCTTCCCTTCACCTGGGGACGGAGAGTGTGACCTGCCAGGCTCCAAGCACGGCTATTAATACATCCGGGGCTGCCGAGTCAGAAGAGAGAGCTCTTTGCTTGGGCCCTTGCGGGCAGTCCACACCAACCTTGAAGAGGAGAAATGACAGAGGCTCCCCCATCCGGAAGGCAGATAGCTATtgagagttgccaacttccatttgaggcctggagatctcacagaatCGCAGCGTGGGAAGGGCCACGCAGGccgtctagtccaacctcctgctcaatgcaggatcagcttaggtaaaggtaaaggaggaaggtaaaggagattgtgagccgctctgagactcttcggagtggagggcgggatataaatccaatatcttcttcttcttcttcttagagcatccctgacaggtGTTTATCCAGTTGCTGCTTAAAGATGACCAGTgaggaggatagggttgccaagtccaattcaagaaatatctggggactttgggggtggagccaggagactttgggggtggagctaggagcaaggttgtgacaagcatgattgaactccaaagggagttctggccatcacacttaaagggactgtacagcttttaaaatgccttccctccatcggaaatgatgaaggatgggggtgttttcttttggggctcacagaattggaacctcgggtccagctgctggctctagacggggtgccattgataccggcccctaaggtcaagagcttgagcgtgctccttgagtcctcccttacgatGGAGGCcaaggtagcagccactattagatccgccttttttcatcttcggcgggtgcggcagctggcccctttcctggagtgcaacgacttagcgacgataatccatgctacggtcacctcaagaatagatcactgtaacgctctctacatggggctacccttgacgctgactcggaaactacagttcgtgcagaacgctgcggcacggctgttaacgaggctccctcgatgggagcacattcagccagtgctgaaagagctgcactggctacctattgtgttccgaatccgttggtattggtattgacctttaaagccctttatggtcagggacctgtttatctgcgggaccgcctttccccatatatcccccagagagcactgcgttcagggacaaaaaatctgctgtccaaccctggaccaaaggaggccaggttgcgacatgagccagggccttctcggtggcagcaccagagttatggaacgctctcccggaggccataagggccctgcgggaccttcctacattccgcggggcctgtaagaccgaattgtttcgacaggccttcgatgtttaaactgagagagagctgccaccggacatcagctagagttcccggtgaccaaccgcctgaaaagcagaaccgccaacatagtaatggcacagcaccgtggaatagtttttaaattttaattgtattgatgttttatagattttattgacttattgttttaaatcgtgtaaacgactgttgggagccgccccgaattcgcttgcggagagggcgggatacaaggtagagttgccaagtccaattcaagaaatatctggggactttgggggtggagccaggagactttgggggtggagccaggagactttgggggtggagccaggagactttgggggcggagccaggagacatcgggggcggagccaggaacaagggtgtgcaagcctaattgaactccaagagagttctggccatcacatttaaagggacagcacacctttttaaatgtcttccttccataaaaaataatgaaggataggggcaccttcttttggggctcacagaattggaccccctggtccaatcgttttgaaacttggggagtactttggggagaggcactagatactatattgaaaatttggtgcctctacctcaaaaaacagctcccccagagcccctgaaacctccagaacaattccccattataccctatgagaatcgatctccacatagggaataatgaagacgtttcccgctctcccccccccccaccccatttctggcaagtctgaagcaggggattggcctttctactcaccagttgctgccagcttcttcacagcaacacaggcacaccatcccaaattgaagcctttcaagtcaagcctccggaggtgcaaaggcacattgTCCTTTGCGGGcagggcggggctccccccccccaccgccagccagctgactgggggtgggaagcagcctgggaaaatggaagaaaggctgctgcgatcagggctgggttggaagggaagggcaaggagaagctgctgtgacccggggtgggaaggaaagggacgGGGGAGAagcattggggctgggtgggaagggaaggggcaaggagaagctgctgggatcggggctgtgtgggaagggccaccattctccccccccccgctttccggatttttggtgagcgggggaggaggctccaaatcggggggtcTAGGGAAGCCTAGacaaaagtctaatgtaaataaataaataaacaatcattttgaaactgagggtgttttgagaagaggcaccaagtgctatgctgaaactttggtgcctccaccacaaaaagcagccccctcccccctcgagccctacagatcagttctccattctacccaatgggaatcagtctccatagggaataatagagttcccagcagacatttccctccccccaccctgctttctgatgaccctgaagcggagggagagcctccaaaccgggggatcccctgcccccacctggggattggcaaccctaatgaccaGTGAGGGGGCGCTCACCACCATCTcagatagctgattccactgttgaacaactcttcctgCAAAAAAGCTCTTCCTCATAGccagccggtaccttcctgcTCTTAATTTAACCCCATGATTGTGAGCCCTgccctctgctgccaacaagaatggctccctgccctcctctaagggaaaggaaaaggaaaggtcccctgcgcaagcaccagtcgtttccgactctggggtgacgttgctttcacaacgttttcac
The sequence above is a segment of the Heteronotia binoei isolate CCM8104 ecotype False Entrance Well chromosome 15, APGP_CSIRO_Hbin_v1, whole genome shotgun sequence genome. Coding sequences within it:
- the TCAP gene encoding telethonin, with the translated sequence MHSKSVVLRSSGNLTAAELGCQVSERDTARKESFSAEWKDLSLSTRPEEGWLWSKVDRRRKETYHQQQEARVVVQRSPWGILRLGLLGEPLASYHLPYQRALPLPIFSPAKLSGKAEQEPTPTPSESVESLPPTGVCFDKIPLGEITKELPPVIQPSRPDFRKAGLPRSLSRSMSQEAQRG